A single region of the Schizosaccharomyces osmophilus chromosome 3, complete sequence genome encodes:
- a CDS encoding hydantoin racemase family, implicated in amino acid, or derivative metabolism, whose protein sequence is MPTLLIINPNSSRFITDSLQEKLPKLVAPDVTLRFFTCPAPGAAVIDSITEATLTASLVFQSLRPETLEGIDAIVVACYSPTPLVDMIRESFQLPCMGIVQASVLAALTVGRKVGILTSTFRSECLLYELLQSFGLERSRIAAIASTGRTVLQLSNMDPEERKSLLVQRAQELVRVHGADSICLGGAALAAIRDSIQEAVGPEIPIIDGVHAAVEQLSGLVRQRLTTSKSGTYQYP, encoded by the coding sequence ATGCCTACTCTACTGATCATTAATCCAAACTCGTCTCGCTTCATTACCGATTCCCTCCAGGAGAAGCTGCCCAAATTGGTTGCCCCAGATGTTACATTGCGCTTCTTTACCTGCCCAGCTCCAGGAGCTGCCGTCATCGACTCAATCACAGAGGCCACCCTTACAGCTTCCCTGGTCTTTCAGTCTCTTAGACCCGAGACGCTAGAAGGAATCGATGCCATCGTTGTGGCTTGCTACTCACCTACGCCTCTCGTCGACATGATCCGCGAGTCGTTCCAGCTTCCTTGCATGGGCATCGTTCAAGCCTCGGTCTTGGCTGCTCTAACCGTTGGTCGAAAGGTCGGCATCCTTACCAGTACTTTTCGTTCAGAATGTTTGCTGTACGAACTCCTCCAATCCTTTGGCCTGGAACGTTCTCGCATCGCAGCCATTGCCTCCACAGGACGTACTGTGCTGCAACTCTCCAACATGGATCCTGAAGAACGCAAATCTCTCCTGGTACAGCGCGCACAAGAACTCGTCCGTGTCCACGGTGCCGACTCGATTTGTTTGGGAGGCGCTGCCTTGGCGGCCATCCGTGATTCGATTCAAGAAGCCGTGGGTCCAGAGATCCCCATCATTGATGGCGTCCACGCTGCTGTAGAGCAGCTCTCTGGTCTTGTACGACAAAGACTAACGACTTCGAAATCTGGTACTTATCAGTACCCATAA
- the tpx1 gene encoding thioredoxin peroxidase Tpx1, which translates to MVLNIGQPAPDFKGTAVVNGAFEEISLSQYKGKWVFLGFYPLDFTFVCPTEIVAFSEAASKFAERGAEVILASTDSEYSHLAFINTPRKDGGLGGIKIPLLSDGNHKISRDYGVLIEDAGVAFRGLFLIDPNGVLRQITINDLPVGRSVEESLRLLDAFQFVEEHGEVCPANWQKGADSIDTKDPSKYFGKQ; encoded by the coding sequence atggtATTGAACATTGGACAACCTGCTCCCGACTTTAAGGGTACTGCCGTCGTGAACGgtgcttttgaagaaatctCCTTGTCCCAATACAAGGGTAAGTGGGTCTTCTTGGGCTTCTACCCTCTCGACTTCACTTTTGTCTGCCCTACTGAGATTGTCGCTTTCTCTGAAGCTGCTTCCAAGTTTGCTGAACGTGGTGCTGAAGTTATCTTGGCCTCTACTGACTCTGAATACTCTCACCTTGCCTTCATCAACACTCCCCGTAAGGACGGTGGTTTGGGTGGTATCAAGATCCCCCTCTTGTCCGACGGTAACCACAAGATCTCCCGTGACTATGGTGTCTTGATCGAAGACGCTGGTGTTGCTTTCCGTGGTCTCTTCTTGATTGACCCTAACGGCGTTTTGCGTCAAATCACCATCAACGACCTTCCCGTCGGTCGTTCCGTTGAAGAGTCTCTTCGtcttttggatgctttCCAATTCGTTGAAGAGCACGGTGAAGTTTGCCCTGCTAACTGGCAAAAGGGTGCTGATTCCATTGATACTAAGGATCCCTCCAAGTACTTTGGCAAGCAATAA
- the naa38 gene encoding NatC N-acetyltransferase non-catalytic Sm-like domain subunit Naa38, with protein sequence MDSGKQQLQRWLNHQVLIEVSDRRKFYGCFLCTDHEGTAILSNTTEDSNGLTRALGLVVIPGKHIKSFSLHV encoded by the exons ATGGACTCTGGAAAGCAGCAACTTCAACGTTGGCTGAATCATCAAGTTCTTATTGAAGTTTCTGATCGCCGGAAATTTTATGGATGCTTTTTATGCACAGATCATGAGGGAACCGCCATCTTGTCCAACACAACGGAGGATTCCAATG GCCTAACTCGAGCATTGGGTCTTGTTGTGATCCCCGGAAAACACATCAAGTCTTTTTCTCTGCATGTTTAG